In Peromyscus maniculatus bairdii isolate BWxNUB_F1_BW_parent chromosome 9, HU_Pman_BW_mat_3.1, whole genome shotgun sequence, one genomic interval encodes:
- the LOC102925368 gene encoding histone H3.3A-like: protein MAPTKQTARKSTSGKAPRKQLATKAARKSAPSTGGVKKPHRYRPGTVALCEIRHYQKSTELLIRKLPFQRLVREIAQDFKTDLRCQSAAIGALQEASEAYLVGLFEDTNLCAIHAKRVTIMPKGIHLARRICGEPA from the coding sequence ATGGCTCCTACAAAGCAGACTGCCCGCAAATCGACCAGTGGTAAAGCACCCAGGAAACAACTGGCTACTAAAGCCGCTCGCAAGAGTGCGCCCTCTACTGGAGGGGTGAAGAAACCTCATCGTTACAGGCCTGGTACTGTGGCACTCTGTGAAATCAGACATTATCAGAAATCCACTGAACTTCTGATTCGCAAGCTCCCCTTCCAGCGTCTGGTGCGAGAAATTGCTCAGGACTTCAAAACGGATCTGCGCTGCCAGAGTGCAGCTATTGGTGCTTTGCAGGAGGCAAGTGAGGCCTATCTGGttggcctttttgaagataccaacCTGTGTGCTATCCATGCCAAACGTGTAACAATTATGCCAAAAGGTATCCATCTAGCACGCCGCATATGCGGAGAACCTGCTTAA
- the LOC102923510 gene encoding angiogenin-like, whose product MMTMSLGPLLLVFVLGFVVTPSTLAQNDARYIKFLTQHYDANPTGRDDRYCDSMMRQRGLNSPCKGRNTFIHGNKNSIKAVCGENGNPYKNNLRISISKFQVTTCRLTRVSFGRWCLYRASRDFRRIVIACENGLPVHFEESIISLKQADPSPRNGSASFLSPLNPEQ is encoded by the coding sequence ATGATGACCATGAGTCTGGGCCCCTTGTTGTTGGTCTTTGTGCTGGGTTTCGTTGTGACCCCATCAACTCTGGCTCAAAATGACGCCAGGTATATCAAATTCCTGACTCAGCACTATGATGCCAATCCGACCGGCCGGGATGACAGATACTGTGATAGTATGATGAGACAACGAGGACTTAATTCTCCCTGCAAAGGTCGCAACACCTTTATTCATGGCAACAAGAACAGCATCAAGGCCGTCTGTGGAGAAAACGGAAACCCTTACAAAAATAACTTAAGAATAAGCATCTCTAAATTCCAGGTCACCACTTGCAGGCTTACAAGAGTGTCTTTCGGGCGTTGGTGCCTGTACCGAGCCTCCAGAGATTTCAGACGCATTGTTATTGCCTGTGAAAATGGCTTGCCTGTCCACTTTGAGGAGTCTATCATCAGTCTAAAGCAGGCAGACCCCTCGCCCAGAAATGGCTCTGCTTCCTTTTTATCCCCTCTTAACCCAGAACAATGA